Proteins encoded in a region of the Campylobacter geochelonis genome:
- a CDS encoding diacylglycerol kinase, with protein MRNQPKYNFFKNTNYAISGLCEIVKNESSFKIELVIIAILSVCSLFLKLSVALHIILIVSLLLVLLTECLNSAIERCVDLTTTQIHPLAKAAKDAGSAAVFISICITVISWGFVLFELIFGLA; from the coding sequence TTGCGAAATCAACCAAAATATAACTTTTTTAAAAACACAAACTACGCCATCTCTGGGCTTTGCGAGATAGTTAAAAACGAAAGCTCGTTTAAAATCGAGCTTGTTATTATAGCTATTTTAAGTGTATGCTCTTTGTTTTTAAAGCTTAGCGTGGCGCTTCATATCATTTTGATAGTAAGTTTGCTTTTAGTTTTGCTAACTGAGTGCCTTAATAGCGCGATTGAGCGATGTGTGGACTTGACTACGACGCAGATTCACCCGCTTGCAAAAGCAGCAAAAGACGCTGGAAGTGCGGCAGTTTTTATATCTATTTGCATCACTGTTATCTCGTGGGGATTTGTGCTTTTTGAACTTATTTTTGGCTTAGCGTAA
- a CDS encoding SLC13 family permease produces MSQEVESQLTAHTPFPKRGLIIIVVAAILSFILYNILPYEPNVKKGLVMLFFVASLWLTEAVHITITALMVPIIGIIIGIGSFSKTGEFTALTMKKALTSFADPTIYLFFGGFALATALHIQKLDRKIAMKIISLSGNHLGIATVAICAVTALLSMWVSNTATAAMMLPLALGMITSLDQEKDRGTFVFILLGIAYSASIGGLGTIVGSPPNAIASAALGFSFIDWMKLGLPMMLLFFPLMLIVLYFVLKPNLGQKIQLEVEEVPWTTSRIVTAVLFVVTALFWIFSKQLSELLGVKLSDAFIAIAAAILIVVLGLATWKDIAKNTEWGVLLLFGGGLTLSAILKDSGASLVLGQEVARIFGDAPKFLIIFVVAIFIIVLTEFTSNTASAALLVPVFAAIAPQVGLPTETLTIVIGIGASCAFMMPVATPPNAIVFGTGLIKQSEMVKSGIILCTACAAVLSVYTYLFYA; encoded by the coding sequence ATGAGTCAAGAAGTTGAGTCGCAGCTTACAGCGCACACGCCTTTCCCCAAAAGAGGGCTTATCATCATCGTTGTAGCGGCAATTTTGTCTTTTATACTTTATAACATCTTGCCTTATGAACCAAACGTTAAAAAAGGGCTTGTGATGCTGTTTTTTGTCGCTAGTTTATGGCTAACAGAGGCAGTTCATATCACGATAACGGCACTAATGGTCCCAATTATAGGCATTATCATAGGCATCGGCTCTTTTAGTAAGACTGGTGAATTTACAGCTTTAACTATGAAAAAAGCGCTAACAAGTTTTGCCGATCCTACTATCTACTTGTTTTTTGGAGGTTTTGCACTTGCTACTGCTTTACACATCCAAAAGTTAGATAGAAAGATAGCGATGAAAATCATCTCTCTTTCTGGAAACCACTTAGGTATCGCAACTGTCGCTATTTGTGCGGTTACAGCGCTACTTTCTATGTGGGTTTCAAACACAGCAACCGCTGCTATGATGCTTCCACTTGCTCTTGGTATGATTACAAGTTTAGATCAAGAAAAAGATAGAGGAACTTTTGTATTTATCTTGCTTGGTATTGCATACTCAGCCAGTATAGGCGGTCTTGGAACTATCGTTGGTTCACCACCAAATGCTATCGCTTCAGCAGCTTTAGGGTTTTCATTTATAGATTGGATGAAACTTGGCTTGCCGATGATGTTACTTTTCTTCCCACTTATGCTGATTGTTCTTTATTTTGTTTTAAAACCAAATCTTGGACAAAAGATTCAACTAGAAGTTGAGGAAGTTCCATGGACTACAAGCAGGATAGTCACTGCTGTTTTATTTGTCGTAACTGCGCTATTTTGGATATTTTCTAAACAGTTAAGCGAGCTTTTAGGCGTTAAGTTATCAGACGCTTTTATAGCTATTGCCGCTGCGATTCTTATCGTTGTGCTTGGACTTGCTACATGGAAAGATATCGCTAAAAACACAGAGTGGGGCGTGCTTTTGCTCTTTGGTGGTGGGCTTACTTTAAGTGCGATTTTAAAAGACTCTGGCGCGTCTTTGGTTTTAGGTCAAGAGGTTGCTAGAATTTTTGGTGATGCACCGAAATTTCTTATCATATTTGTAGTTGCGATTTTTATTATCGTTCTTACAGAATTTACTAGCAACACCGCTTCTGCGGCGCTTTTAGTTCCTGTTTTTGCAGCGATAGCTCCTCAAGTTGGTCTTCCAACAGAAACACTTACCATAGTTATAGGAATCGGAGCAAGTTGTGCGTTTATGATGCCTGTTGCAACTCCGCCAAATGCGATTGTTTTTGGCACTGGTTTAATTAAACAAAGCGAGATGGTAAAATCTGGCATTATCTTATGTACAGCTTGTGCTGCGGTGCTTTCAGTTTATACATATCTATTCTACGCATAA
- the ilvD gene encoding dihydroxy-acid dehydratase, with product MRSDIIKKGYTRTPHRSLLRATGLKDEDFNKPFIGVANSFIEIIPGHFYLNKYSEIIKDEIRKNGCIPFEFNTIGVDDGIAMGHSGMLYSLPSREIIANSIETVMNAHALDAMIAIPNCDKIVPGMIMGALRVNVPTLFVSGGPMKAGIDENGNALDLNSAFEAVGAYETKKIDEKELYKIECAACPSGGSCSGMFTANSMNTLCEAMGIALEGNGTILALTPQREELMRKAARRICQIALDERFKIRNILNEKAVKNAMVIDMAMGGSSNTILHMLAISREAGCPLDIKELNTISKNIAHIAKIAPSLPSVHMEDVHKAGGMSAVMREISRRDNGLLSLDNLTVSGETLGERIKDAKILDESVIHKVENAYSKVGGLAILFGNLAEQGCVIKTAGIIGERKFSGRAVCFNSQDEAIAGISGGKVTKGDVVVLRYEGPKGGPGMQEMLTPTSLIIGRGLGADVALITDGRFSGATRGLCIGHVSPEAAEGGMIGLLKDGDIIDIDVDTYSINVRLDKAEVAKRKAEFKYAGKQVSSRWLRQYQKLVTNASNGAILEA from the coding sequence ATGCGAAGCGATATCATCAAAAAAGGCTACACTCGCACCCCACACCGCTCACTTTTAAGAGCAACTGGGCTTAAAGATGAGGATTTTAACAAGCCATTTATCGGCGTTGCAAACAGTTTCATAGAGATAATTCCAGGACATTTTTACCTAAATAAATACTCTGAAATTATAAAAGATGAGATAAGAAAAAACGGCTGTATTCCATTTGAGTTTAACACAATAGGCGTTGATGATGGCATCGCGATGGGACATAGCGGTATGCTTTACTCTCTTCCAAGCCGCGAAATCATCGCAAACTCTATAGAAACTGTGATGAACGCTCACGCTCTTGATGCGATGATAGCGATACCAAACTGCGATAAAATCGTCCCTGGTATGATAATGGGCGCGCTTCGTGTGAATGTTCCAACGCTTTTTGTAAGTGGTGGTCCGATGAAAGCTGGAATCGATGAAAATGGCAACGCGCTTGATCTAAACTCCGCATTTGAAGCAGTTGGCGCGTATGAAACAAAGAAAATTGATGAAAAAGAGCTTTATAAAATCGAATGCGCGGCATGCCCAAGTGGGGGAAGTTGCTCTGGAATGTTTACAGCAAATTCGATGAATACTTTGTGCGAGGCGATGGGAATCGCGCTTGAGGGAAATGGCACGATTTTAGCGCTAACGCCCCAACGCGAAGAGCTAATGAGAAAAGCAGCTCGTAGAATTTGCCAAATCGCCCTTGATGAACGCTTTAAAATACGAAATATCCTAAACGAAAAAGCCGTTAAAAACGCGATGGTTATCGATATGGCGATGGGTGGAAGTAGCAACACGATACTTCATATGCTTGCGATTTCTCGCGAAGCTGGTTGCCCACTAGATATAAAAGAGCTAAATACGATCAGCAAAAATATCGCTCATATCGCTAAAATCGCGCCAAGTTTGCCAAGCGTGCATATGGAAGATGTGCATAAGGCTGGTGGCATGAGCGCTGTTATGCGTGAGATTTCGCGCCGTGATAATGGGCTTTTAAGCTTAGATAATCTAACTGTTAGCGGCGAGACTTTGGGCGAGAGGATAAAAGATGCGAAAATTTTAGATGAAAGCGTGATTCATAAAGTCGAAAATGCCTACTCAAAAGTCGGTGGTTTGGCGATTTTGTTTGGAAATTTAGCCGAGCAAGGGTGTGTTATAAAAACAGCTGGAATTATCGGTGAGCGTAAATTTAGTGGTCGCGCGGTCTGCTTTAACTCTCAAGATGAAGCTATAGCGGGCATTAGCGGTGGTAAAGTTACAAAAGGCGATGTGGTAGTGCTAAGATATGAAGGTCCAAAAGGAGGTCCTGGTATGCAAGAGATGCTAACTCCAACAAGCTTAATTATCGGTCGTGGGCTTGGTGCTGATGTGGCGCTAATCACAGATGGACGTTTTAGTGGCGCAACTAGAGGACTTTGCATCGGTCATGTAAGCCCAGAAGCGGCTGAAGGCGGTATGATAGGGCTTTTAAAAGATGGCGATATAATTGATATAGATGTTGATACTTACTCGATAAATGTTCGTCTTGATAAGGCTGAAGTAGCAAAACGAAAAGCTGAGTTTAAATACGCTGGCAAGCAAGTTAGCAGCAGATGGCTAAGACAGTACCAAAAGCTTGTAACAAATGCAAGTAACGGGGCGATTTTAGAGGCGTAA
- a CDS encoding RAMP superfamily CRISPR-associated protein: MQKQLEITLKSNALISNGDGYGLVDVDSISDEFGRFYIPAKRLKGVLKESATEVLEMQGKLDDEIKNQINKLFGTSKEKGKISIENAIIDESEFLKRLSIFGKERVKSLKSMVINQTSIDENGVAKSGSLRRMRVIKSGNKFSTKIELEEDLKDKFKELLNHAIKNLKRLGSSRNRGLGAVECELVPIKDSKKSLNFNLKNSCIVINLTQPTAITLKKGDDFNIQTYDYLPSTTLKGAILAKLRSIKKDDLADEFEKAIVKNGYLFKDNKIYRPTPNILEKYKYENSNEALDKFSTTNGKEPEAKCSKLGGFFYADGKTIELIKPKKESFFHIQRSRISQSSDKENGAIFTYESLCRDQSFCAEILCESTLLEKVKTALGSEFALQIGRSKNAQYSKTQAFINVVNKAKEQNLKSKAYLVCESPLILLDEFGVQSPTLANLKLYIDSLLECDCEIVKSSARFSRQQSYKLSYKCKVKETLGFESASTFLIDFKKECDISKLEKGLGELVEFGYGQVRVYDEFKDFEFINLNDKEKSSIIEEVFDNQKELLFKLLEEYFYEKMCLNGFKEIAVKDENITSSEYSRLEKIVSSSSKQKDLKDKLEAKKENNTNELTTFNQKIKNKFIQINDWFDKIPEFDSVKDKISENLYNEFVDSRGYELQKRFLISLIRYHRNVKKDVK; this comes from the coding sequence ATGCAAAAACAACTAGAAATTACGCTAAAAAGCAACGCTCTTATAAGCAATGGCGATGGATATGGGCTGGTTGATGTTGATTCGATTAGTGATGAGTTTGGAAGATTTTATATCCCAGCAAAACGTTTAAAAGGAGTGTTAAAAGAGAGCGCGACCGAAGTTTTAGAGATGCAAGGAAAACTAGATGATGAGATAAAAAATCAGATAAACAAGCTCTTTGGAACTTCTAAAGAAAAAGGCAAAATCAGCATAGAAAACGCTATCATAGATGAGAGCGAATTTCTTAAACGGCTTAGCATTTTTGGTAAAGAACGTGTAAAATCACTTAAATCTATGGTTATTAACCAAACTTCTATCGATGAAAATGGTGTAGCAAAGTCTGGAAGTCTAAGAAGGATGAGAGTCATAAAAAGTGGTAATAAATTTAGCACTAAAATCGAGCTTGAGGAAGATTTAAAAGATAAATTTAAAGAGTTGTTAAATCATGCTATAAAAAACTTAAAACGCCTTGGCAGTAGTAGAAACAGAGGTTTAGGCGCGGTTGAGTGTGAGCTTGTGCCGATAAAAGATAGTAAAAAATCACTAAATTTTAACCTTAAAAACAGCTGCATAGTTATAAATTTAACTCAACCAACCGCAATCACTTTAAAAAAAGGCGATGATTTTAATATCCAAACATACGACTATCTCCCATCAACCACGCTAAAAGGTGCGATTTTAGCAAAGCTTAGAAGTATAAAAAAAGATGATTTAGCAGATGAGTTTGAAAAAGCGATAGTAAAAAATGGCTATCTTTTTAAAGATAACAAAATTTACCGCCCTACTCCAAATATACTTGAAAAGTATAAATACGAAAACAGTAACGAAGCGCTTGATAAATTTAGCACAACAAACGGAAAAGAACCTGAAGCAAAATGCTCAAAACTAGGTGGTTTTTTCTATGCAGATGGCAAAACGATAGAATTAATAAAACCTAAAAAAGAGAGCTTTTTTCATATACAAAGAAGCAGAATTTCTCAAAGTAGCGATAAAGAAAACGGAGCTATTTTTACCTATGAATCTCTTTGTAGAGATCAAAGCTTTTGCGCTGAAATTTTATGCGAATCCACTCTTTTAGAAAAAGTTAAAACCGCTTTAGGAAGCGAGTTTGCCTTGCAAATTGGAAGATCTAAAAACGCTCAATACTCAAAAACGCAAGCATTTATAAACGTGGTTAATAAAGCAAAAGAGCAAAATTTAAAATCAAAAGCTTATTTGGTTTGTGAAAGCCCACTTATCTTGCTTGATGAATTTGGCGTACAAAGCCCAACTTTGGCTAACTTAAAGCTATATATAGACTCTTTGTTAGAGTGCGATTGTGAGATTGTCAAATCATCAGCTCGTTTCTCAAGACAGCAATCTTATAAGCTAAGCTATAAATGCAAGGTAAAAGAGACCTTAGGTTTTGAGAGTGCAAGTACGTTTTTAATCGATTTTAAAAAAGAATGCGATATCTCAAAGCTTGAAAAAGGGCTTGGAGAATTAGTAGAGTTTGGTTATGGGCAGGTTAGAGTATATGATGAGTTTAAAGACTTTGAATTTATAAATTTAAACGACAAAGAAAAATCAAGCATTATCGAAGAAGTTTTTGATAATCAAAAAGAGCTTTTGTTTAAACTTTTAGAGGAGTATTTTTATGAGAAGATGTGTTTGAACGGATTTAAAGAAATCGCAGTCAAAGACGAAAACATCACATCTAGCGAGTACTCTAGGCTTGAGAAAATCGTATCTTCATCATCAAAGCAAAAAGATTTAAAAGATAAATTAGAAGCTAAAAAAGAGAACAACACCAACGAACTAACAACCTTTAATCAAAAGATAAAAAACAAATTTATACAGATAAATGACTGGTTTGATAAAATTCCCGAATTTGATAGCGTAAAAGATAAAATCAGTGAAAATTTATACAACGAATTCGTAGATAGTCGTGGATATGAGCTTCAAAAAAGATTTCTAATCAGCCTTATTAGATACCACAGAAACGTAAAAAAGGATGTAAAATGA
- the csx19 gene encoding type III-D CRISPR-associated protein Csx19 has protein sequence MNDKIRVNLDKIFFENLKNSLVNEIEDGWGIFWLKDEIKFAKIAHKRAEFYDNFKLNEDEILEARIFNKDKEIYLFRRFGELEAWLMDDENKEKEDDFLEETINLLGSNPTPLKDGFYKLEAESGSSFILPLDKEYKTVQIVRRNYLVISENSQVSYGDFRLVEIKGE, from the coding sequence ATGAATGATAAAATAAGAGTAAATTTAGACAAGATTTTCTTTGAAAATTTAAAAAACAGCTTAGTAAATGAGATAGAAGATGGTTGGGGAATTTTTTGGTTAAAAGATGAGATAAAATTTGCTAAGATTGCCCATAAAAGAGCTGAATTTTATGATAATTTTAAGCTAAATGAAGATGAGATTTTAGAAGCTAGAATTTTTAACAAAGATAAAGAAATTTATCTTTTTAGGCGTTTTGGCGAGCTAGAGGCTTGGCTTATGGATGATGAAAATAAAGAGAAAGAAGATGATTTTCTTGAAGAAACTATCAACTTGCTTGGCTCAAATCCAACGCCACTAAAAGATGGCTTTTATAAGCTAGAAGCAGAGAGTGGCTCAAGCTTCATACTTCCACTTGATAAAGAGTACAAAACTGTACAAATCGTCCGCAGAAACTATCTAGTTATAAGCGAAAATTCTCAAGTTTCTTATGGGGATTTTAGACTTGTAGAGATAAAAGGAGAATAA
- a CDS encoding NAD(P)H-dependent oxidoreductase, whose amino-acid sequence MKTLLINAHPKFDDKFSFSHMLEAKFKEKFELKFDKKLLTQLNLYGEAIPCLDKEMLDLFENPKENALSKRMDAIMEQFLSHKRVVIVMPLHNFNVTSRFKDYMDNILIAHKTFTYKSGGSVGLMNDDRKVLLLLSSGSLYTDSSRYEALDFASSYIKAMFCEMMGFNEFSLVRAEGTSLSRFSKEEILDKSYANLDAVFDKFYLQLQEI is encoded by the coding sequence ATGAAAACACTGCTTATAAACGCTCATCCTAAATTTGATGATAAATTTAGCTTTTCGCATATGCTAGAAGCTAAATTCAAAGAAAAATTTGAGCTTAAATTTGATAAAAAGTTGCTAACACAGCTAAATTTATATGGCGAAGCGATACCGTGCCTTGATAAAGAGATGTTGGATTTGTTTGAAAATCCAAAAGAAAACGCGCTATCAAAGCGCATGGATGCGATAATGGAGCAGTTTTTAAGCCATAAGCGAGTTGTTATCGTTATGCCACTTCATAATTTTAATGTAACAAGTCGCTTTAAAGATTATATGGATAATATCCTAATCGCACATAAAACATTCACTTACAAAAGTGGTGGTTCAGTGGGACTTATGAATGATGATAGAAAAGTTTTGTTGCTTCTTTCTAGTGGTTCGCTTTATACAGATAGCAGCAGATATGAAGCGCTTGATTTTGCCTCAAGCTATATAAAAGCGATGTTTTGTGAGATGATGGGATTTAACGAATTTAGTCTAGTTAGGGCTGAGGGCACATCTTTAAGCAGGTTTAGCAAAGAAGAAATTTTAGACAAATCGTATGCAAATTTAGACGCCGTTTTTGATAAATTTTATCTGCAGTTGCAAGAAATTTAG
- a CDS encoding RAMP superfamily CRISPR-associated protein yields MSQNPRITKKFVLKATLINKTAFSISSGEGEFIDSIVVKDANDKPYIPASSLIGVLRSECNKFSPNKTAFDEFFGSGDKPSAICINDSSLNGNGEINLRNGVKIDPKTNIAKDGALYDFECVVAGSEFDFQAELTLRQMHDEKAILEIFDTLCCLIKNGFSIGAKTQNGLGKIKCKKLEICKFDFANDKNAFENYINAKFSNNYEPKFKPEKLSNTTEISLSLNIINSLLIGSTPDEKSDADVVSLNENGEFLLSGTSLKGALRNQALKIANTFAKGDLVDELFGYISEDKEQKAKKSRIKVSETQINKAVRKLHQRIKIDRFSAATIDGALFDSEAIFGSDDMLVNLEITNASKQELGLILLTLKDLCTGFLAVGGNKNIGRGVFSGEIEKVLHNGEDLSKDYERLNAFASEFSNGGAK; encoded by the coding sequence ATGAGCCAAAATCCAAGAATAACAAAAAAATTTGTCTTAAAAGCCACGCTTATAAACAAAACAGCATTTAGCATATCAAGTGGCGAGGGCGAGTTTATAGATAGTATTGTAGTTAAAGATGCAAATGATAAACCTTATATCCCAGCAAGTTCGCTTATAGGAGTTTTGCGAAGTGAGTGTAATAAATTTAGTCCAAACAAAACAGCTTTTGATGAGTTTTTCGGAAGTGGAGATAAACCAAGTGCGATTTGTATAAATGACTCGAGTTTAAATGGAAACGGCGAGATAAATTTGCGAAATGGTGTGAAAATAGATCCTAAAACAAACATCGCTAAAGATGGCGCATTATACGACTTTGAGTGCGTTGTAGCTGGGAGTGAGTTTGACTTTCAAGCAGAGCTTACACTTCGACAAATGCACGATGAAAAGGCGATTTTAGAGATTTTTGATACGCTTTGTTGTCTTATCAAAAATGGCTTTAGCATAGGCGCAAAGACACAAAATGGACTTGGAAAAATCAAATGCAAAAAGCTTGAAATTTGTAAATTTGACTTCGCAAATGATAAAAATGCCTTTGAAAACTATATAAATGCTAAATTTAGTAATAACTATGAGCCAAAATTTAAGCCTGAAAAGCTTTCAAACACAACTGAAATTTCACTTAGCTTAAATATAATAAATTCACTTCTCATAGGCTCAACTCCAGATGAAAAAAGCGACGCAGATGTAGTGAGTCTTAACGAAAATGGCGAGTTTTTACTAAGTGGCACAAGCCTAAAAGGAGCGTTGCGAAATCAAGCTTTAAAAATCGCAAACACCTTTGCTAAGGGCGATTTGGTTGATGAGCTTTTTGGTTATATAAGCGAAGATAAAGAACAAAAAGCTAAAAAATCGCGCATAAAAGTTAGCGAAACACAGATAAATAAAGCTGTTAGAAAGCTTCACCAACGTATCAAAATCGATCGTTTTAGCGCAGCGACAATCGATGGCGCACTGTTTGATAGTGAAGCTATTTTTGGTAGTGATGATATGCTTGTAAATTTAGAAATCACTAATGCTTCAAAGCAAGAGTTAGGACTTATCTTGCTTACGTTAAAAGACCTTTGCACGGGCTTTTTAGCAGTTGGAGGCAATAAAAATATCGGGCGAGGCGTATTTAGTGGCGAGATAGAAAAAGTCCTTCATAATGGCGAAGATTTAAGCAAAGATTATGAGCGCTTAAACGCTTTTGCAAGCGAGTTTAGCAACGGAGGTGCGAAATGA